From Pseudomonas poae, the proteins below share one genomic window:
- a CDS encoding ABC transporter permease subunit, producing the protein MTTPTPVSAVDQSLLYPSPYKEFWQAFSKNKGAVAGLLFMLLVVFCAIFAPWVAPHNPSEQYRDFLLTPPSWLEGGQIQFLLGTDELGRDLLSRLIQGSRLSLLIGLSSVVMSLIPGILLGLFAGFFPRLLGPTIMRLMDIMLALPSLLLAVAIVAILGPGLINTVIAIAIVSLPSYVRLTRAAVMGELNRDYVTAARLAGAGLPRLMFITVLPNCMAPLIVQATLSFSSAILDAAALGFLGLGVQPPTPEWGTMLASARDYIERAWWVVSLPGLTILLSVLAINLMGDGLRDALDPKLKNAA; encoded by the coding sequence ATGACCACACCTACTCCAGTGTCAGCAGTCGATCAAAGCCTGCTGTACCCGTCCCCGTACAAAGAATTCTGGCAAGCCTTCTCCAAGAACAAAGGCGCGGTTGCCGGCCTGCTGTTCATGTTGCTGGTCGTGTTCTGCGCGATCTTCGCCCCGTGGGTTGCGCCGCATAACCCCAGCGAGCAATACCGCGACTTCCTGCTGACCCCGCCGTCGTGGCTGGAAGGCGGGCAGATCCAGTTCCTGCTCGGCACCGATGAACTGGGCCGCGACCTGCTCTCGCGCCTGATCCAGGGCTCGCGCCTGTCGTTGCTGATCGGTTTATCGTCGGTGGTGATGTCGCTGATCCCGGGCATCCTGCTGGGCCTGTTTGCCGGGTTCTTCCCGCGCTTGCTCGGCCCGACCATCATGCGTCTGATGGACATCATGCTGGCCCTGCCCTCGCTGCTGCTGGCCGTTGCCATCGTCGCGATCCTCGGCCCTGGCCTGATCAACACCGTGATCGCCATCGCGATCGTCTCGCTGCCGTCCTATGTACGTCTGACCCGCGCGGCGGTGATGGGCGAACTGAACCGCGACTACGTGACTGCCGCCCGCCTCGCCGGCGCCGGCCTGCCACGCCTGATGTTCATCACCGTGTTGCCCAACTGCATGGCGCCGCTGATCGTGCAGGCTACCTTGAGTTTCTCTTCGGCGATCCTCGATGCCGCAGCCCTGGGTTTCCTTGGCCTTGGCGTACAACCGCCAACGCCTGAGTGGGGCACCATGCTGGCTTCGGCCCGTGACTACATCGAACGCGCCTGGTGGGTGGTGAGCCTGCCCGGTCTGACTATTTTGCTCAGCGTGCTGGCAATCAACTTGATGGGTGACGGCCTGCGCGATGCGCTGGACCCGAAACTCAAGAACGCCGCCTGA
- a CDS encoding ABC transporter ATP-binding protein, producing the protein MSLLEIKNLNVRFGDKTAVPVVDGLDISVDKGEVLAIVGESGSGKSVTMMALMGLIEHPGIVTADALNFDGKDMLKLSNRQRRQIVGKDLAMVFQDPMTALNPSYTVGFQIEEVLRLHLKMSGKQARKRAIELLEKVEIPGAASRMDAYPHQLSGGMSQRVAIAMAIAGEPKLLIADEPTTALDVTIQAQIMELLLALQKEQNMGLVLITHDLAVVAETAQRVCVMYAGQAVEVGQVPQLFDIPAHPYSEALLKAIPEHSLGATRLATLPGIVPGRYDRPQGCLLSPRCPYVQESCRQTRPGLDPKSNSLARCFYPLNQEVA; encoded by the coding sequence ATGTCACTGTTAGAAATCAAGAATCTCAATGTGCGCTTCGGCGACAAGACCGCCGTGCCGGTGGTCGATGGCCTCGACATTTCGGTCGACAAAGGCGAAGTACTGGCGATCGTTGGCGAGTCGGGTTCGGGTAAATCCGTGACCATGATGGCGCTGATGGGCCTGATCGAGCACCCCGGCATCGTCACTGCCGACGCCCTGAACTTCGACGGCAAGGACATGCTCAAGCTGAGCAACCGCCAGCGTCGCCAGATCGTCGGCAAAGACCTGGCGATGGTTTTCCAAGACCCGATGACGGCGCTGAACCCCAGCTACACCGTGGGGTTCCAGATTGAAGAAGTGCTGCGCCTGCACCTGAAAATGTCCGGCAAGCAAGCCCGCAAGCGTGCCATCGAGTTGTTGGAAAAAGTTGAAATCCCAGGCGCCGCCAGCCGTATGGATGCCTATCCGCACCAACTGTCCGGTGGTATGAGCCAGCGCGTGGCCATCGCCATGGCCATCGCCGGCGAGCCGAAACTGCTGATTGCCGATGAACCGACCACCGCGTTGGACGTGACCATCCAGGCGCAGATCATGGAACTGCTGCTGGCCCTGCAGAAAGAGCAGAACATGGGCCTGGTGCTGATCACCCACGACCTCGCGGTGGTCGCCGAAACCGCCCAGCGCGTGTGCGTGATGTACGCAGGCCAAGCGGTGGAAGTCGGCCAGGTGCCGCAACTGTTCGATATTCCGGCGCACCCGTACAGCGAAGCGCTGCTCAAGGCGATCCCCGAGCACAGCCTGGGCGCCACGCGTCTGGCCACGTTGCCCGGCATCGTGCCGGGCCGCTATGACCGCCCGCAGGGTTGCCTGCTGTCGCCGCGCTGCCCGTATGTGCAGGAAAGCTGCCGTCAGACCCGCCCGGGTCTGGACCCTAAATCCAACAGCCTTGCGCGCTGCTTCTACCCCTTGAACCAGGAGGTGGCGTAA
- a CDS encoding ABC transporter ATP-binding protein → MAVVLTARDLTRHYEVSRGLFKGHATVRALNGVSFELEAGKTLAVVGESGCGKSTLARALTLIEEPSSGSLKIAGQEVAGADKAQRKQLRKDVQMVFQSPYASLNPRQKVGDQLGEPLLINTNLSAAERREKVQAMMKQVGLRPEHYQRYPHMFSGGQRQRIALARAMMLQPKVLVADEPTSALDVSIQAQVLNLFMDLQQEFNTAYVFISHNLAVVQHVADDVMVMYLGRPVEVGPKDDIYARPLHPYTQALLSATPTIHPDPNKPKIKIVGELPNPLNPPPGCAFHKRCPYATARCSSEEPLLRPLDNRQVACHYAEQFVA, encoded by the coding sequence ATGGCCGTCGTTCTTACCGCCCGCGACCTCACCCGTCACTACGAAGTGTCCCGTGGCCTGTTCAAGGGCCACGCCACCGTGCGCGCCCTCAATGGCGTGTCCTTCGAGCTGGAAGCCGGCAAGACGCTCGCCGTTGTAGGTGAGTCGGGTTGCGGCAAATCCACCCTGGCCCGTGCGCTGACCCTGATTGAAGAGCCGTCGTCGGGCTCCTTGAAAATCGCCGGCCAGGAAGTCGCCGGCGCCGACAAGGCCCAGCGCAAGCAACTGCGCAAAGACGTGCAGATGGTGTTCCAGAGCCCGTACGCTTCGTTGAACCCACGCCAGAAAGTCGGTGATCAACTCGGCGAGCCGCTGTTGATCAACACCAACCTGTCCGCCGCCGAACGCCGCGAAAAAGTGCAGGCGATGATGAAGCAAGTGGGCCTGCGCCCTGAGCATTATCAGCGCTACCCGCACATGTTCTCCGGTGGCCAGCGCCAGCGTATCGCCCTGGCCCGTGCCATGATGCTGCAACCCAAAGTGCTGGTGGCGGATGAGCCGACCTCGGCCCTCGACGTGTCGATCCAGGCCCAGGTGCTCAACCTGTTCATGGACCTGCAGCAGGAATTCAACACCGCCTACGTGTTCATCTCTCACAACCTGGCGGTGGTGCAGCACGTGGCCGACGACGTGATGGTGATGTACCTCGGCCGCCCGGTGGAAGTGGGCCCCAAGGACGACATCTACGCCCGCCCGCTGCACCCCTACACCCAGGCGCTGCTGTCGGCCACACCGACCATTCATCCGGACCCGAACAAACCGAAGATCAAAATCGTCGGCGAGTTGCCTAACCCGTTGAACCCGCCGCCTGGCTGCGCGTTCCACAAGCGCTGCCCGTACGCGACGGCGCGCTGCAGCAGCGAGGAGCCGCTGTTGCGGCCGTTGGATAACCGCCAAGTGGCTTGCCACTATGCGGAGCAGTTTGTGGCTTAA
- a CDS encoding peptide chain release factor 3, with protein MTHQAAEVAKRRTFAIISHPDAGKTTITEKLLLMGKAIAVAGTVKSRKSDRHATSDWMEMEKQRGISITTSVMQFPYRDHMVNLLDTPGHEDFSEDTYRTLTAVDSALMVLDGGKGVEPRTIALMDVCRLRDTPIVSFINKLDRDIRDPIELLDEIEAVLKIKAAPITWPIGCYRDFKGVYHLADDYIIVYTAGHGHERTDVKIIEKLDSDEARAHLGDEYDRFVDQLELVQGACHEFNQQEFLDGQLTPVFFGTALGNFGVDHVLDAVVNWAPKPLARVANERTVEPVEEKFTGFVFKIQANMDPKHRDRIAFMRICSGKYEKGMKMRHVRTGKDVRIGDALTFFSSEREQLEEAYAGDIIGLHNHGTIQIGDTFTEGEALGFTGIPHFAPELFRRVRLRDPLKSKQLRQGLQQLAEEGATQVFFPERSNDIILGAVGVLQFDVVASRLKEEYKVECSYEPITVYSARWIDCSDKKKLEEFSNKAVENLAVDGGGHLTYLAPTRVNLALMEERWPDVKFRATREHH; from the coding sequence ATGACCCACCAGGCCGCCGAAGTCGCGAAACGCCGCACTTTCGCCATTATTTCCCACCCCGATGCCGGTAAAACCACCATCACCGAGAAGCTCCTGCTGATGGGCAAGGCAATCGCTGTGGCCGGCACGGTGAAATCCCGCAAATCCGACCGCCATGCCACCTCCGACTGGATGGAAATGGAAAAACAACGGGGTATTTCCATTACCACGTCGGTCATGCAGTTCCCGTATCGCGACCACATGGTCAACCTGCTCGACACCCCGGGCCACGAAGACTTCTCCGAAGACACCTACCGCACCCTGACCGCGGTGGACTCGGCACTGATGGTCCTCGACGGCGGTAAGGGCGTTGAGCCACGGACGATTGCGCTGATGGACGTGTGCCGTCTGCGTGACACGCCGATTGTCAGCTTCATCAACAAACTCGACCGTGACATCCGCGACCCGATTGAATTGCTGGATGAGATCGAAGCGGTCCTGAAGATCAAGGCTGCGCCGATCACCTGGCCGATCGGTTGCTACCGCGATTTCAAGGGCGTGTACCACCTGGCCGACGACTACATCATTGTCTACACCGCCGGCCATGGTCACGAACGTACCGATGTGAAAATCATCGAGAAGCTCGACTCCGACGAAGCCCGCGCCCACTTGGGTGATGAGTACGACCGCTTCGTCGATCAGTTGGAGCTGGTGCAGGGCGCCTGCCACGAGTTCAACCAGCAGGAATTCCTCGACGGCCAACTGACCCCGGTGTTCTTCGGTACTGCCTTGGGCAACTTCGGTGTCGACCACGTGCTCGACGCGGTGGTGAACTGGGCGCCGAAGCCGCTGGCCCGCGTTGCCAACGAGCGCACCGTGGAGCCGGTCGAAGAGAAATTCACCGGCTTCGTGTTCAAGATCCAGGCGAACATGGACCCCAAACACCGCGACCGTATCGCCTTTATGCGCATCTGCTCCGGCAAATACGAAAAAGGCATGAAGATGCGCCACGTGCGCACCGGCAAGGACGTGCGCATCGGCGACGCCCTGACGTTCTTCTCCTCCGAGCGTGAGCAGCTCGAAGAAGCCTACGCCGGCGACATCATCGGCCTGCACAACCACGGCACCATCCAGATCGGCGACACTTTCACCGAAGGCGAAGCCCTGGGATTCACCGGTATCCCGCACTTCGCCCCGGAACTGTTCCGCCGCGTGCGCCTGCGTGACCCGCTCAAATCCAAGCAACTGCGCCAGGGCCTGCAGCAGTTGGCCGAAGAGGGCGCCACCCAGGTGTTCTTCCCCGAGCGCAGCAACGACATCATCCTCGGCGCCGTCGGTGTGCTGCAGTTCGACGTGGTGGCCAGCCGCTTGAAAGAGGAATACAAGGTTGAATGCTCCTACGAGCCGATTACCGTGTATTCCGCGCGCTGGATTGATTGCAGCGATAAGAAGAAGCTCGAAGAGTTCTCCAACAAGGCCGTGGAAAACCTCGCGGTCGACGGCGGCGGTCACCTGACCTACCTGGCGCCGACCCGGGTTAACCTGGCATTGATGGAAGAGCGTTGGCCGGATGTGAAATTCCGTGCGACCCGCGAACACCACTAA